A window of the Equus przewalskii isolate Varuska chromosome 10, EquPr2, whole genome shotgun sequence genome harbors these coding sequences:
- the HASPIN gene encoding serine/threonine-protein kinase haspin isoform X5 — MAASLPRPGSRLFRTYGAAGGGGGGPRRQPGRAAAQWFPPQDRKRFFSSSGSSTDTSGGGRSRSVASDDPDDPDFPGSPVGPRRRRAGRRTCTDGPSPIATPRRLRLRARPPQKCSTPCGPLRPPPFPSGNPGRLSPDLSACSPPGHGGELGISASLYSSPASPGPGPGSPEPGDSVISTGPSASPDAASEVASGLHPPAASLDHAPLPCSPEAAPGRRFTRLTHQARASLRSALFSLVDSGNPENSEFGADGKNMRETCHERELVGKRLEGPGLSSISEKSATDQDSCQEIGSQGTVQIECDEANGDKGCIGPGAFNRPERTRPSRKRKHQETMNTSLLHYQQFKGGQKREKDSFFTQDLTHLQDASAWTKARASLRLHKKKIVTAVSEVCSSYTTASSLSGSLISEYSNPPVTNKTNSALSPWHSSSMYLLTPLKTLPVADKKASDAEKVYGECNQEGPLPFSYCLSSEKLECCEKIGEGVFGEVFQTTANNTPVALKIIAIEGPDLVNGAHQKTFEEILPEIIISKELSLLSDEVCNRTEGFIGLNSVHCVQGSYPPLLLRAWDHYNSTKGSANDRPDFFEEDQLFIVLEFEFGGIDLEQMRKKLSSLATAKSILHQITASLAVAEASLHFEHRDLHWGNVLLKKTSLKELHYTLNGKTSAIPTCGLQVSIIDYTLSRLERDGIVVFCDISMDEDLFTGEDKILNQMTFKTKRNTPAMKQIRKKIQHFHRTMLDFSSATDLLCQHSLFK, encoded by the exons ATGGCGGCGTCACTCCCGCGACCCGGGAGTCGGCTCTTCCGAACGTATGGGGctgccggcggcggcggcgggggtcCGCGGCGGCAGCCGGGCCGGGCAGCCGCGCAGTGGTTCCCTCCGCAAGACCGCAAGCGTTTCttcagcagcagcggcagcagcaccGACACCAGCGGCGGCGGCCGCTCGCGGTCTGTGGCCTCCGACGACCCGGACGACCCCGACTTCCCCGGAAGCCCGGTGGGCCCGCGGCGGAGGCGCGCTGGCCGGCGAACCTGCACGGACGGCCCGAGCCCGATCGCGACCCCGCGCCGCCTGAGGCTGCGAGCTCGGCCCCCGCAGAAGTGCAGCACCCCCTGCGGCCCGCTCCGGCCGCCGCCCTTCCCCAGCGGCAACCCGGGCCGCCTGAGCCCGGACCTCAGTGCGTGCAGCCCGCCCGGGCACGGCGGCGAGCTGGGCATCAGCGCCTCCCTGTACAGCTCTCCGGCCTCTCCCGGCCCCGGCCCTGGGTCCCCAGAGCCAGGAGACAGTGTCATCAGTACCGGCCCCTCCGCCTCTCCGGACGCAGCCTCTGAAGTCGCGAGCGGCCTCCACCCCCCAGCAGCCTCCCTGGACCACGcacctctcccctgctccccgGAGGCAGCACCAGGACGCAGGTTCACCAGGTTGACCCACCAAGCCCGTGCCAGCCTCAGGTCAGCTCTCTTTAGCCTTGTGGACTCAGGAAACCCTGAGAATTCTGAGTTCGGGGCAGATGGGAAGAATATGAGGGAGACCTGCCATGAAAGGGAACTGGTCGGCAAGAGGCTGGAGGGCCCGGGCTTATCAAGCATCAGCGAAAAGAGTGCCACAGACCAGGACTCTTGTCAAGAGATTGGGTCTCAAGGGACTGTCCAGATAGAATGCGACGAGGCCAATGGTGACAAGGGCTGTATTGGACCTGGGGCATTCAACAGGCCTGAGAGAACTCGGCCAAGCCGGAAAAGGAAACATCAGGAGACAATGAACACCTCCCTCCTCCATTACCAGCAGTTTAAAGGGggccaaaagagagaaaaagattcatTCTTCACCCAGGACCTGACTCATTTACAGGATGCGAGCGCTTGGACCAAAGCCAGGGCTTCCCTCCGTTTGCACAAGAAGAAGATCGTGACTGCTGTGTCAGAAGTGTGCAGCAGCTACACCACTGCCagctctctctctgggtccctcaTATCAGAATATTCAAACCCTCCTGTCACAAACAAAACGAACAGTGCTCTGTCCCCTTGGCACTCCTCTTCCATGTATTTGCTAACCCCCTTAAAGACACTACCTGTCGCAGACAAAAAGGCATCTGATGCTGAAAAGGTTTATGGGGAATGCAATCAGGAAGGCCCTCTCCCCTTTAGCTATTGCCTTTCCTCAGAAAAATTGGAATGCTGTGAGAAGATTGGGGAAGGGGTGTTTGGCGAAGTGTTTCAAACAACTGCTAACAACACACCTGTAGCCCTAAAAATCATTGCCATCGAAGGACCGGATTTAGTCAATGGAGCCCATCAGAAAACTTTCGAGGAAATCCTGCCAGAGATCATCATCTCCAAAGAGTTGAGCCTCTTGTCGGATGAGGTCTGCAACCGCACAGAAGGCTTCATTGGGTTGAACTCAGTGCACTGTGTTCAAGGATCTTACCCTCCCTTGCTCCTCAGAGCCTGGGATCACTATAACTCAACCAAAGGGTCTGCAAATGACCGGCCtgacttttttgaggaagaccagctctTCATTGTTCTGGAATTTGAGTTTGGAGGGATTGACTTAGAGCAAATGAGAAAGAAGCTGTCCTCCTTGGCTACTGCAAAGAGCATTCTACACCAGATCACTGCCTCCCTCGCAGTGGCAGAGGCCTCACTGCACTTTGAGCACCGGGACTTACACTGGGGGAACGTGCTCTTAAAGAAAACCAGCCTCAAAGAGCTCCATTACACCCTCAACGGGAAGACAAGCGCTATCCCCACCTGTGGGCTGCAAGTGAGCATCATTGACTACACCCTGTCACGCCTGGAGCGGGATGGGATCGTGGTTTTCTGTGACATTTCCATGGATGAGGACCTATTTACAGGTGAAG ATAAGATTCTGAATCAAATGACCTTCAAGACGAAGCGTAACACCCCTGCCATGaagcaaataaggaaaaagaTCCAGCATTTCCACAGGACGATGCTGGacttcagctctgccactgacctgCTCTGCCAACACAGTCTATTTAAGTAA
- the HASPIN gene encoding serine/threonine-protein kinase haspin isoform X2, protein MAASLPRPGSRLFRTYGAAGGGGGGPRRQPGRAAAQWFPPQDRKRFFSSSGSSTDTSGGGRSRSVASDDPDDPDFPGSPVGPRRRRAGRRTCTDGPSPIATPRRLRLRARPPQKCSTPCGPLRPPPFPSGNPGRLSPDLSACSPPGHGGELGISASLYSSPASPGPGPGSPEPGDSVISTGPSASPDAASEVASGLHPPAASLDHAPLPCSPEAAPGRRFTRLTHQARASLRSALFSLVDSGNPENSEFGADGKNMRETCHERELVGKRLEGPGLSSISEKSATDQDSCQEIGSQGTVQIECDEANGDKGCIGPGAFNRPERTRPSRKRKHQETMNTSLLHYQQFKGGQKREKDSFFTQDLTHLQDASAWTKARASLRLHKKKIVTAVSEVCSSYTTASSLSGSLISEYSNPPVTNKTNSALSPWHSSSMYLLTPLKTLPVADKKASDAEKVYGECNQEGPLPFSYCLSSEKLECCEKIGEGVFGEVFQTTANNTPVALKIIAIEGPDLVNGAHQKTFEEILPEIIISKELSLLSDEVCNRTEGFIGLNSVHCVQGSYPPLLLRAWDHYNSTKGSANDRPDFFEEDQLFIVLEFEFGGIDLEQMRKKLSSLATAKSILHQITASLAVAEASLHFEHRDLHWGNVLLKKTSLKELHYTLNGKTSAIPTCGLQVSIIDYTLSRLERDGIVVFCDISMDEDLFTGEGDYQFEIYRLMRKENNNCWGEYHPYNNVLWLHYLTDKILNQMTFKTKRNTPAMKQIRKKIQHFHRTMLDFSSATDLLCQHSLFK, encoded by the coding sequence ATGGCGGCGTCACTCCCGCGACCCGGGAGTCGGCTCTTCCGAACGTATGGGGctgccggcggcggcggcgggggtcCGCGGCGGCAGCCGGGCCGGGCAGCCGCGCAGTGGTTCCCTCCGCAAGACCGCAAGCGTTTCttcagcagcagcggcagcagcaccGACACCAGCGGCGGCGGCCGCTCGCGGTCTGTGGCCTCCGACGACCCGGACGACCCCGACTTCCCCGGAAGCCCGGTGGGCCCGCGGCGGAGGCGCGCTGGCCGGCGAACCTGCACGGACGGCCCGAGCCCGATCGCGACCCCGCGCCGCCTGAGGCTGCGAGCTCGGCCCCCGCAGAAGTGCAGCACCCCCTGCGGCCCGCTCCGGCCGCCGCCCTTCCCCAGCGGCAACCCGGGCCGCCTGAGCCCGGACCTCAGTGCGTGCAGCCCGCCCGGGCACGGCGGCGAGCTGGGCATCAGCGCCTCCCTGTACAGCTCTCCGGCCTCTCCCGGCCCCGGCCCTGGGTCCCCAGAGCCAGGAGACAGTGTCATCAGTACCGGCCCCTCCGCCTCTCCGGACGCAGCCTCTGAAGTCGCGAGCGGCCTCCACCCCCCAGCAGCCTCCCTGGACCACGcacctctcccctgctccccgGAGGCAGCACCAGGACGCAGGTTCACCAGGTTGACCCACCAAGCCCGTGCCAGCCTCAGGTCAGCTCTCTTTAGCCTTGTGGACTCAGGAAACCCTGAGAATTCTGAGTTCGGGGCAGATGGGAAGAATATGAGGGAGACCTGCCATGAAAGGGAACTGGTCGGCAAGAGGCTGGAGGGCCCGGGCTTATCAAGCATCAGCGAAAAGAGTGCCACAGACCAGGACTCTTGTCAAGAGATTGGGTCTCAAGGGACTGTCCAGATAGAATGCGACGAGGCCAATGGTGACAAGGGCTGTATTGGACCTGGGGCATTCAACAGGCCTGAGAGAACTCGGCCAAGCCGGAAAAGGAAACATCAGGAGACAATGAACACCTCCCTCCTCCATTACCAGCAGTTTAAAGGGggccaaaagagagaaaaagattcatTCTTCACCCAGGACCTGACTCATTTACAGGATGCGAGCGCTTGGACCAAAGCCAGGGCTTCCCTCCGTTTGCACAAGAAGAAGATCGTGACTGCTGTGTCAGAAGTGTGCAGCAGCTACACCACTGCCagctctctctctgggtccctcaTATCAGAATATTCAAACCCTCCTGTCACAAACAAAACGAACAGTGCTCTGTCCCCTTGGCACTCCTCTTCCATGTATTTGCTAACCCCCTTAAAGACACTACCTGTCGCAGACAAAAAGGCATCTGATGCTGAAAAGGTTTATGGGGAATGCAATCAGGAAGGCCCTCTCCCCTTTAGCTATTGCCTTTCCTCAGAAAAATTGGAATGCTGTGAGAAGATTGGGGAAGGGGTGTTTGGCGAAGTGTTTCAAACAACTGCTAACAACACACCTGTAGCCCTAAAAATCATTGCCATCGAAGGACCGGATTTAGTCAATGGAGCCCATCAGAAAACTTTCGAGGAAATCCTGCCAGAGATCATCATCTCCAAAGAGTTGAGCCTCTTGTCGGATGAGGTCTGCAACCGCACAGAAGGCTTCATTGGGTTGAACTCAGTGCACTGTGTTCAAGGATCTTACCCTCCCTTGCTCCTCAGAGCCTGGGATCACTATAACTCAACCAAAGGGTCTGCAAATGACCGGCCtgacttttttgaggaagaccagctctTCATTGTTCTGGAATTTGAGTTTGGAGGGATTGACTTAGAGCAAATGAGAAAGAAGCTGTCCTCCTTGGCTACTGCAAAGAGCATTCTACACCAGATCACTGCCTCCCTCGCAGTGGCAGAGGCCTCACTGCACTTTGAGCACCGGGACTTACACTGGGGGAACGTGCTCTTAAAGAAAACCAGCCTCAAAGAGCTCCATTACACCCTCAACGGGAAGACAAGCGCTATCCCCACCTGTGGGCTGCAAGTGAGCATCATTGACTACACCCTGTCACGCCTGGAGCGGGATGGGATCGTGGTTTTCTGTGACATTTCCATGGATGAGGACCTATTTACAGGTGAAGGTGACTACCAGTTTGAGATCTACAGGCtaatgagaaaggagaacaacAACTGCTGGGGTGAGTATCACCCTTATAATAATGTACTCTGGCTGCATTACCTCACAGATAAGATTCTGAATCAAATGACCTTCAAGACGAAGCGTAACACCCCTGCCATGaagcaaataaggaaaaagaTCCAGCATTTCCACAGGACGATGCTGGacttcagctctgccactgacctgCTCTGCCAACACAGTCTATTTAAGTAA
- the HASPIN gene encoding serine/threonine-protein kinase haspin isoform X7 gives MAASLPRPGSRLFRTYGAAGGGGGGPRRQPGRAAAQWFPPQDRKRFFSSSGSSTDTSGGGRSRSVASDDPDDPDFPGSPVGPRRRRAGRRTCTDGPSPIATPRRLRLRARPPQKCSTPCGPLRPPPFPSGNPGRLSPDLSACSPPGHGGELGISASLYSSPASPGPGPGSPEPGDSVISTGPSASPDAASEVASGLHPPAASLDHAPLPCSPEAAPGRRFTRLTHQARASLRSALFSLVDSGNPENSEFGADGKNMRETCHERELVGKRLEGPGLSSISEKSATDQDSCQEIGSQGTVQIECDEANGDKGCIGPGAFNRPERTRPSRKRKHQETMNTSLLHYQQFKGGQKREKDSFFTQDLTHLQDASAWTKARASLRLHKKKIVTAVSEVCSSYTTASSLSGSLISEYSNPPVTNKTNSALSPWHSSSMYLLTPLKTLPVADKKASDAEKVYGECNQEGPLPFSYCLSSEKLECCEKIGEGVFGEVFQTTANNTPVALKIIAIEGPDLVNGAHQKTFEEILPEIIISKELSLLSDEVCNRTEGFIGLNSVHCVQGSYPPLLLRAWDHYNSTKGSANDRPDFFEEDQLFIVLEFEFGGIDLEQMRKKLSSLATAKSILHQITASLAVAEASLHFEHRDLHWGNVLLKKTSLKELHYTLNGKTSAIPTCGLQVSIIDYTLSRLERDGIVVFCDISMDEDLFTGEGDYQFEIYRLMRKENNNCWELQFLCL, from the exons ATGGCGGCGTCACTCCCGCGACCCGGGAGTCGGCTCTTCCGAACGTATGGGGctgccggcggcggcggcgggggtcCGCGGCGGCAGCCGGGCCGGGCAGCCGCGCAGTGGTTCCCTCCGCAAGACCGCAAGCGTTTCttcagcagcagcggcagcagcaccGACACCAGCGGCGGCGGCCGCTCGCGGTCTGTGGCCTCCGACGACCCGGACGACCCCGACTTCCCCGGAAGCCCGGTGGGCCCGCGGCGGAGGCGCGCTGGCCGGCGAACCTGCACGGACGGCCCGAGCCCGATCGCGACCCCGCGCCGCCTGAGGCTGCGAGCTCGGCCCCCGCAGAAGTGCAGCACCCCCTGCGGCCCGCTCCGGCCGCCGCCCTTCCCCAGCGGCAACCCGGGCCGCCTGAGCCCGGACCTCAGTGCGTGCAGCCCGCCCGGGCACGGCGGCGAGCTGGGCATCAGCGCCTCCCTGTACAGCTCTCCGGCCTCTCCCGGCCCCGGCCCTGGGTCCCCAGAGCCAGGAGACAGTGTCATCAGTACCGGCCCCTCCGCCTCTCCGGACGCAGCCTCTGAAGTCGCGAGCGGCCTCCACCCCCCAGCAGCCTCCCTGGACCACGcacctctcccctgctccccgGAGGCAGCACCAGGACGCAGGTTCACCAGGTTGACCCACCAAGCCCGTGCCAGCCTCAGGTCAGCTCTCTTTAGCCTTGTGGACTCAGGAAACCCTGAGAATTCTGAGTTCGGGGCAGATGGGAAGAATATGAGGGAGACCTGCCATGAAAGGGAACTGGTCGGCAAGAGGCTGGAGGGCCCGGGCTTATCAAGCATCAGCGAAAAGAGTGCCACAGACCAGGACTCTTGTCAAGAGATTGGGTCTCAAGGGACTGTCCAGATAGAATGCGACGAGGCCAATGGTGACAAGGGCTGTATTGGACCTGGGGCATTCAACAGGCCTGAGAGAACTCGGCCAAGCCGGAAAAGGAAACATCAGGAGACAATGAACACCTCCCTCCTCCATTACCAGCAGTTTAAAGGGggccaaaagagagaaaaagattcatTCTTCACCCAGGACCTGACTCATTTACAGGATGCGAGCGCTTGGACCAAAGCCAGGGCTTCCCTCCGTTTGCACAAGAAGAAGATCGTGACTGCTGTGTCAGAAGTGTGCAGCAGCTACACCACTGCCagctctctctctgggtccctcaTATCAGAATATTCAAACCCTCCTGTCACAAACAAAACGAACAGTGCTCTGTCCCCTTGGCACTCCTCTTCCATGTATTTGCTAACCCCCTTAAAGACACTACCTGTCGCAGACAAAAAGGCATCTGATGCTGAAAAGGTTTATGGGGAATGCAATCAGGAAGGCCCTCTCCCCTTTAGCTATTGCCTTTCCTCAGAAAAATTGGAATGCTGTGAGAAGATTGGGGAAGGGGTGTTTGGCGAAGTGTTTCAAACAACTGCTAACAACACACCTGTAGCCCTAAAAATCATTGCCATCGAAGGACCGGATTTAGTCAATGGAGCCCATCAGAAAACTTTCGAGGAAATCCTGCCAGAGATCATCATCTCCAAAGAGTTGAGCCTCTTGTCGGATGAGGTCTGCAACCGCACAGAAGGCTTCATTGGGTTGAACTCAGTGCACTGTGTTCAAGGATCTTACCCTCCCTTGCTCCTCAGAGCCTGGGATCACTATAACTCAACCAAAGGGTCTGCAAATGACCGGCCtgacttttttgaggaagaccagctctTCATTGTTCTGGAATTTGAGTTTGGAGGGATTGACTTAGAGCAAATGAGAAAGAAGCTGTCCTCCTTGGCTACTGCAAAGAGCATTCTACACCAGATCACTGCCTCCCTCGCAGTGGCAGAGGCCTCACTGCACTTTGAGCACCGGGACTTACACTGGGGGAACGTGCTCTTAAAGAAAACCAGCCTCAAAGAGCTCCATTACACCCTCAACGGGAAGACAAGCGCTATCCCCACCTGTGGGCTGCAAGTGAGCATCATTGACTACACCCTGTCACGCCTGGAGCGGGATGGGATCGTGGTTTTCTGTGACATTTCCATGGATGAGGACCTATTTACAGGTGAAGGTGACTACCAGTTTGAGATCTACAGGCtaatgagaaaggagaacaacAACTGCTGGG AACTCCAGTTTTTATGCCTTTGA
- the HASPIN gene encoding serine/threonine-protein kinase haspin isoform X3 has translation MAASLPRPGSRLFRTYGAAGGGGGGPRRQPGRAAAQWFPPQDRKRFFSSSGSSTDTSGGGRSRSVASDDPDDPDFPGSPVGPRRRRAGRRTCTDGPSPIATPRRLRLRARPPQKCSTPCGPLRPPPFPSGNPGRLSPDLSACSPPGHGGELGISASLYSSPASPGPGPGSPEPGDSVISTGPSASPDAASEVASGLHPPAASLDHAPLPCSPEAAPGRRFTRLTHQARASLRSALFSLVDSGNPENSEFGADGKNMRETCHERELVGKRLEGPGLSSISEKSATDQDSCQEIGSQGTVQIECDEANGDKGCIGPGAFNRPERTRPSRKRKHQETMNTSLLHYQQFKGGQKREKDSFFTQDLTHLQDASAWTKARASLRLHKKKIVTAVSEVCSSYTTASSLSGSLISEYSNPPVTNKTNSALSPWHSSSMYLLTPLKTLPVADKKASDAEKVYGECNQEGPLPFSYCLSSEKLECCEKIGEGVFGEVFQTTANNTPVALKIIAIEGPDLVNGAHQKTFEEILPEIIISKELSLLSDEVCNRTEGFIGLNSVHCVQGSYPPLLLRAWDHYNSTKGSANDRPDFFEEDQLFIVLEFEFGGIDLEQMRKKLSSLATAKSILHQITASLAVAEASLHFEHRDLHWGNVLLKKTSLKELHYTLNGKTSAIPTCGLQVSIIDYTLSRLERDGIVVFCDISMDEDLFTGEDKILNQMTFKTKRNTPAMKQIRKKIQHFHRTMLDFSSATDLLCQHSLFKTPVFMPLRIHSPSGKRCDLYRVKNCL, from the exons ATGGCGGCGTCACTCCCGCGACCCGGGAGTCGGCTCTTCCGAACGTATGGGGctgccggcggcggcggcgggggtcCGCGGCGGCAGCCGGGCCGGGCAGCCGCGCAGTGGTTCCCTCCGCAAGACCGCAAGCGTTTCttcagcagcagcggcagcagcaccGACACCAGCGGCGGCGGCCGCTCGCGGTCTGTGGCCTCCGACGACCCGGACGACCCCGACTTCCCCGGAAGCCCGGTGGGCCCGCGGCGGAGGCGCGCTGGCCGGCGAACCTGCACGGACGGCCCGAGCCCGATCGCGACCCCGCGCCGCCTGAGGCTGCGAGCTCGGCCCCCGCAGAAGTGCAGCACCCCCTGCGGCCCGCTCCGGCCGCCGCCCTTCCCCAGCGGCAACCCGGGCCGCCTGAGCCCGGACCTCAGTGCGTGCAGCCCGCCCGGGCACGGCGGCGAGCTGGGCATCAGCGCCTCCCTGTACAGCTCTCCGGCCTCTCCCGGCCCCGGCCCTGGGTCCCCAGAGCCAGGAGACAGTGTCATCAGTACCGGCCCCTCCGCCTCTCCGGACGCAGCCTCTGAAGTCGCGAGCGGCCTCCACCCCCCAGCAGCCTCCCTGGACCACGcacctctcccctgctccccgGAGGCAGCACCAGGACGCAGGTTCACCAGGTTGACCCACCAAGCCCGTGCCAGCCTCAGGTCAGCTCTCTTTAGCCTTGTGGACTCAGGAAACCCTGAGAATTCTGAGTTCGGGGCAGATGGGAAGAATATGAGGGAGACCTGCCATGAAAGGGAACTGGTCGGCAAGAGGCTGGAGGGCCCGGGCTTATCAAGCATCAGCGAAAAGAGTGCCACAGACCAGGACTCTTGTCAAGAGATTGGGTCTCAAGGGACTGTCCAGATAGAATGCGACGAGGCCAATGGTGACAAGGGCTGTATTGGACCTGGGGCATTCAACAGGCCTGAGAGAACTCGGCCAAGCCGGAAAAGGAAACATCAGGAGACAATGAACACCTCCCTCCTCCATTACCAGCAGTTTAAAGGGggccaaaagagagaaaaagattcatTCTTCACCCAGGACCTGACTCATTTACAGGATGCGAGCGCTTGGACCAAAGCCAGGGCTTCCCTCCGTTTGCACAAGAAGAAGATCGTGACTGCTGTGTCAGAAGTGTGCAGCAGCTACACCACTGCCagctctctctctgggtccctcaTATCAGAATATTCAAACCCTCCTGTCACAAACAAAACGAACAGTGCTCTGTCCCCTTGGCACTCCTCTTCCATGTATTTGCTAACCCCCTTAAAGACACTACCTGTCGCAGACAAAAAGGCATCTGATGCTGAAAAGGTTTATGGGGAATGCAATCAGGAAGGCCCTCTCCCCTTTAGCTATTGCCTTTCCTCAGAAAAATTGGAATGCTGTGAGAAGATTGGGGAAGGGGTGTTTGGCGAAGTGTTTCAAACAACTGCTAACAACACACCTGTAGCCCTAAAAATCATTGCCATCGAAGGACCGGATTTAGTCAATGGAGCCCATCAGAAAACTTTCGAGGAAATCCTGCCAGAGATCATCATCTCCAAAGAGTTGAGCCTCTTGTCGGATGAGGTCTGCAACCGCACAGAAGGCTTCATTGGGTTGAACTCAGTGCACTGTGTTCAAGGATCTTACCCTCCCTTGCTCCTCAGAGCCTGGGATCACTATAACTCAACCAAAGGGTCTGCAAATGACCGGCCtgacttttttgaggaagaccagctctTCATTGTTCTGGAATTTGAGTTTGGAGGGATTGACTTAGAGCAAATGAGAAAGAAGCTGTCCTCCTTGGCTACTGCAAAGAGCATTCTACACCAGATCACTGCCTCCCTCGCAGTGGCAGAGGCCTCACTGCACTTTGAGCACCGGGACTTACACTGGGGGAACGTGCTCTTAAAGAAAACCAGCCTCAAAGAGCTCCATTACACCCTCAACGGGAAGACAAGCGCTATCCCCACCTGTGGGCTGCAAGTGAGCATCATTGACTACACCCTGTCACGCCTGGAGCGGGATGGGATCGTGGTTTTCTGTGACATTTCCATGGATGAGGACCTATTTACAGGTGAAG ATAAGATTCTGAATCAAATGACCTTCAAGACGAAGCGTAACACCCCTGCCATGaagcaaataaggaaaaagaTCCAGCATTTCCACAGGACGATGCTGGacttcagctctgccactgacctgCTCTGCCAACACAGTCTATTTAA AACTCCAGTTTTTATGCCTTTGAGAATCCATAGTCCCTCTGGAAAGAGATGTGATCTTTATAGAGTAAAGAACTGCCTCTAA